One genomic segment of Tursiops truncatus isolate mTurTru1 chromosome 4, mTurTru1.mat.Y, whole genome shotgun sequence includes these proteins:
- the IFNGR2 gene encoding interferon gamma receptor 2 yields MRPPPLLLLPLLLLLSSCGAATPPADTPFQLPAPRNLKVHLYNAQQALSWEPVSLNNDARPVVYQVQYKYSTSSTWYDVNRKDSRVDCTHLTGTECNFTANSLSEGFPRHFNITLRLRAKLGDLVSAWVEAPWFEHYRNATIGPPEDIWVTPEEGSLIISFSSPFDVPASVAFFWYYVYYWEKGGSKQVTHRVRSNFITLNDLKPLRVYCFQLKAELFLAKENISRPGHLSNISCSETTVDAATKLQQVILISVGTFLLLSVLVGACLFLVLKYRGLVKYWFHSAPSIPSQIEEYLKDPAQPILDALDKDSSPKDDAWDSVSIVSFPENKQEDILQNTLNQSTDPSHQPVEGGP; encoded by the exons ATGCGGCCGCCGCCTCTGTTACTGCTGCCGCTGCTGTTACtgctcagtagctgcggcgcaGCGACGCCCCCGGCAG ACACCCCCTTCCAGCTGCCTGCTCCTCGAAACCTGAAGGTTCACCTGTACAACGCCCAGCAGGCTCTGAGCTGGGAGCCCGTGTCCCTGAACAATGACGCAAGGCCGGTGGTCTACCAGGTGCAGTATAAATA CAGCACGAGTAGTACCTGGTATGACGTCAACAGAAAAGACAGCAGGGTGGATTGTACGCACCTCACCGGGACAGAGTGCAACTTTACCGCAAACAGCCTCTCGGAGGGCTTCCCACGGCATTTCAACATCACTTTACGCCTCCGAGCTAAGCTGGGGGACCTCGTCTCTGCCTGGGTAGAGGCGCCTTGGTTCGAACACTATCGGAATG CCACCATCGGGCCTCCAGAAGACATCTGGGTGACCCCAGAAGAAGGTTCCCTTATCATcagcttttcttctccctttgatGTCCCTGCCTCCGTGGCCTTTTTTTGGTATTATGTCTACTACTGGGAAAAGGGAGGAAGCAAACAG GTGACACACCGTGTCAGGAGCAACTTCATCACGTTGAATGATTTAAAACCCTTAAGAGTATACTGTTTCCAACTCAAGGCAGAACTGTTTTTGGCAAAAGAAAACATCTCTAGACCTGGGCATTTAAGCAACATATCTTGCTCCGAAACAACAGTGGATG CCGCTACCAAGCTTCAACAAGTCATCCTGATCTCTGTGGGAACCTTTTTGTTGCTGTCAGTGCTGGTGGGGGCCTGTCTCTTCCTGGTACTGAAATACAGAGGCCTGGTTAAATACTGGTTTCACTCTGCACCAAGCATCCCATCACAAATAGAAGAg TATTTAAAGGATCCAGCTCAGCCCATCTTAGACGCCTTGGACAAGGACAGCTCGCCAAAGGATGATGCCTGGGACTCTGTGTCCATCGTGTCGTTTCCAGAGAATAAGCAAGAAGACATTCTCCAAAACACTTTGAACCAAAGCACGGATCCAAGCCACCAGCCCGTGGAAGGAGGACCCTGA